The following is a genomic window from Thioclava electrotropha.
GGCAAGCACAATTCGCGGATGGATATCTCCAGCGACGGCGTCACGGCGGAGGGCTTCGTGATCGTCTTCCGCACCTGGGGCGACAGCCGTGTGGCGCGGGTGCGTGCGGACTGGCTGGCACTGGGCGGCGTCTCGCATGAGGATGACTGGGACATCGACTGATCCGCACCGACCATCCCATGAAAAACGCCCCGTCCATCGGCGGGGCGTTTTCCTTTGTGTGGGGGAGGGCGGTTCGCAAACCGCCCCACCGTAAGATCAGTCGAGCGCCTTGAAGTTCAGCGCCGCGCCTTCGTCCTTGATGCCCGAGAACCAACGCGCCGTGACGGTCTTGGTCTTGGTGTAGAAGCGGAAGGCGTCCGGGCCGTACTGGTTGAGGTCACCGAAGGCCGACTTCTTCCAGCCGCCGAAGGTGTAGTAGCTCAGCGGAACCGGGATCGGGAAGTTGATGCCGACCATGCCGACATTGACGTTCGCGGCGAAGTCGCGTGCCACATCGCCATCGGCAGTGTAGATCGCGGTGCCGTTGCCGTAGGGGCTGTCGATGACCAGATCGAGCGCTTCGTCATAGGACTTCGTGCGCACCATCGACAGGACCGGGCCAAAGATTTCCTCTTTGTAGATGTCCATGTCGGGGGTGACGTTGTCGAAGAGCGACGGGCCGACGAAGAAGCCGTCCTCATAGCCCTGCAGCGAGAAGTCGCGGCCGTCGACCACGAGGTTCGCACCCTGATCGACACCCGAATTGATGAGCGACTTGATCCGCTCCTGCGCCTGCTTGGTGATGACGGGGCCGTAATCCACGTCGTCGCCGCCGGTATAGGGGCCGACTTTCAGCTTCTCGATCTTCGGAACGAGACGCTCAACGAGCGCATCCGCCGTGCCGTCGCCCACCGGAACCGCAACCGAGATCGCCATGCAGCGCTCGCCAGCGGCGCCATAGCCCGCGCCGATCAGCGCGTCGGCAGCCTTGTCCATATCCGCATCGGGCATGATGATCATGTGGTTCTTCGCACCGCCGAAGCACTGCGCGCGCTTGCCGTTGGTGGCTGCGCGACCGTAGATGTATTGCGCGATCGGGGTCGAACCCACGAAGCCCACGCCCTGGATCGTCTCGTGATCGAGGATCGTGTCCACGGCTTCCTTGTCGCCGTTGACGACCTGCAGCACGCCATCGGGAAGACCGGCTTCCTGCGCCAGTTCCGCGAGCATGATCGCGGTGGTCGGCACGCGCTCGGACGGCTTGAGGATCATCGCGTTACCGGCCGACAGCGCCGGGCCCATTTTCCACAGCGGGATCATGGCGGGGAAGTTGAACGGCGTGATGCCGGCCACGACGCCCAGCGGCTGACGCATCGAGTAGAGGTCGATACCGGGGCCAGCGTCGCCCGTGTATTCGCCCTTGAGCATCGCCGGCGCGCCCATGCAGACCTCGATCACTTCGAGGCCACGCTGCACGTCGCCCTTCGCATCGGGGATGGTCTTGCCGTGCTCTTTCGACAGAGCCTCGGCGAGCTTGTCCATGTCGCGCTCGATCAGCTGACCGAATTTCATCATCACGCGCGCGCGGCGCTGCGGGTTGACCTTCTGCCATTCCAGCTGCGCTTTCGCGGCGTCCGCGATTGCCGCATCCAGCTCGGCCGGAGTGGCCAGCGCGACCTTGGCGATCTGCTCGCCGGTGGCGGGGTTGAAGACTTCGCCGAAGCGGCCCGAAGTGCCCGCAACGCGCTTGCCGTTGATCCAGTGACCGATTTCTTCCATGAGACGCTCCTCCTACAGATAATCTTGGCTTGGGCGCACTCTAGCCTTGCGAAAATGAGCATAAAAGAGGAAGTAGCTCAAAAGCGTTTTGCATTTTTGCAAAGAGGAGCGCGATATGGACTGGGACGACCTGCGGATTTTCCTTGCCGTCGCACGGGCTGAGAGCCTGTCGGGCGCCGGGCGGCGTTTGAAGCTGGACGCGGCCACGGTGGGGCGGCGCATCGCGCGGCTCGAAGAAGGGGTGGGGGCGAAGCTCTTCGTGAAATCGCCACAGGGCTATGCGCTCTCCGAGTCGGGCGATCGGCTCCTGCCGCATGCCGAGGCGGCGGAGCAGGTCTTCGCGGGTGCCGATGAGGAACTGTCCGGCATCGCGGGCCAGTTGACGGGGCAGTTGCGGATCGGTGCGCCCGATGGCTGCGCGAATTACCTTCTGCCACAGGTCTGCGCGAAGATCGCCGAAGACAATCCCGGGCTGGAGATCCAGGTCGTCGCCCTGCCGCGGGTCTTCAACCTCTCGAAACGCGAGGCGGATATGGCGATCGCGGTCTCGCGCCCGACCGCAGGCCGCCTGACCGTGCAGAAGCTGAGCGACTATCACCTCAGCCTCGCCGCCCATCGCGACTATCTCGCGAAGGCGCCGCCGATCACCTGCAAGGAAGATCTGCGCCATCACCGGATGATCGGTTACATCCCCGACATGATTTTCGACAAGGAGCTGGATTACTTCGCCGAGACCGAGGCCGAGGTGATGGGGCTGGCGTCGAATTCAGCGGCCGTGCAGACGCGGATGATCGAGGCGGGTGCAGGCGTGGGGATCGTCCATGATTTCGCGATCCCCTTCGCGCCGGGCGTTCAACGGGTGCTGGGCGACGAGATCCGGCTCAATCGCGCCTTTTGGTTGATCCGCCATGCCGATGACCGCCGATCCGAGCGCCTGACGCGCTTCGCCGAAGCGCTGGGGCAGGGGCTTCGCGACGAGGTCGCGCGGCTCGAACACGCTGCGGTTGAAATATAACTGGCGGCCCCGTGAACCGCAAAGCCGTTGACAAATCTATGAAAGCAGTGGGACGCTTGGGTTTAGACGACGTTTTTCAAGGAGACGCCGATGCAGGTTATGCAGATTCTCAAGAACAAGGGCGAGATGGAAGTTTTCACCGTCGCCCCCGACATGAAGCTGAGCGAGGTGATTGCCACGCTTTCTTCGAAACGCATCGGTGCGGTGATCGTCTCGCAAGACGGGGAAACCGTCGACGGGATCGTCTCGGAACGCGACGTCGTGCGTGAAATCGCGCGGCGCGGTGCCGATTGTCTGGTGATGACCGCCGGAGATGTTATGACTCGCGACGTCAAGCATTGCGCCCCGATGGACAGCACCGAAGAGGTGATGAGCCTGATGACCGAGGGCCGCTTCCGCCACATGCCCGTGCGCGAGAACGGCAAGATGGTCGGCGTGATCTCGATCGGGGACGTGGTCAAGGCGCGTCTGAACGAGCTCCATATGGAGAAAGAGTCGCTTCAGGGCATGATCATGGGCAACTGATGCCGCATTGCGGCACCTTCCCGCTTGCATTTAGCCACGCAATATAGTTGCGTGCGCTGAGCTTTTTGGCGGGCGACGAGGGAGGATGCCATGCGGATCGGTCTTTACCCCGGAACTTTCGATCCGGTCACGCTGGGCCACCTCGATATCATCGAGCGCGCGATGGCTCTGGTGGACCGGCTCGTGATCGGGGTCGCGATCAACCGGGACAAGGGGCCGCTTTTCTCGCTCGAGGAACGCGTCGCCATGCTTCAGGACGAATGCGCGAAGATCACCGACCGCCGCGGCGGGGAGATCGTCGTCCATCCCTTCGAAAATCTGCTGATCGACTGCGCCAAGGATGTCGGCGCCAGCGTGATCGTGCGCGGCCTGCGCGCGGTGGCCGATTTCGAATATGAATTCCAGATGGTCGGGATGAACCGCGCGCTCGACGCCTCGGTCGAGACGGTGTTCCTGATGGCCGATGCACGGCGTCAGGCGATCGCCTCGAAGCTGGTGAAGGAGATCGCGCGGCTCGACGGGGATGTGTCGAAATTCGTCACCCCCGCCGTGCGCGATGCCTTGGTCAAGGCTTACGCCAACCGCTGATCAGCCGTTCGAGGCGGACTTGCCCGACGTGCTGCTCTGCTGCATCTGAGTGCTGCCGCTCGCGTTTGCCGAGGATTTCGTGGCGTTGCCCGCCTGCTGCGGCAGGTTATCTAGCCCCCATTGGTCGATCACGACGGAATCCTCGACGCCTTTCAGCGCAAGGTTCGCTTCGTAGTAATTGCCCGACTTGATGAGCTTCGATGCGTCCTGCAGGTGGGCGAGCGACGCCTTCGCGGGCACCATCGCCGCCGAGATCGACACGTCGATATCGTTGTCTTTCAGCGTCTTGGCGGCGGCTTTTGCGTTCCCCTGCGCCATCTGCTGATTGGCCTTGCCGACCGCTTTCTGGTTGTCCGGCGTGACCGTGAAGCTTTCGCCAAGTGCAATGGAGCTGTCGAAGGGCAGGTAGGTCACGCCTTTCTTGCCCGCTTTCGAGGGCACGCCCCATTTGCTCTCGGCCTTCTCGGCGGACTGCATTTTCGCGGTGGCGTCCTTGGTCATCTTGGTCGCCATGTTGGTATTGCCATCGAAGATCGCCAGACGCGCCGCGCGCACTTCGCGCATCGCCGTGTAGGCGTCATTGACCGTGGTCAGCAAGTCCTTGTCGGTCGAGCTTGCCGTGGTCTGCGAGACAGCGTCATTACCTTGGCTCCGCGCGCTCTGCATCGCGGTGCCGCTCGAATTGCTGCTGGCGTTGGTCGTGGCGGCATTGGCCATCTCAAAGCTCGCGGGGCCCGCGATCAGCGCGGAGGAGAGGGCGAGGGCGAGGAATTTCTTGCTGCGTTCCATGGGATATTCCCTTTCGTGACGGGGTTCAGCTAAGGCGGAGGCGCCGGGCGGCGCGCTCCATGACCCAGAAACGTCCCGGATTTCAAAGGGTTCTATCACCATGCATCAAGGCTCGCGGCGCGGGTGAGAGGGCGCGTGCATGCTCTGCGAGCCGTGTGTGAGGGGTGAACGAAAAAGGGCGGCCCAAGATGGTCCGCCCCTTCGTCATGTTCGCAATGTCCGGGGCTGCGCCCCGATCACGCTCAGATCAGCTTGCCCATCGCGACGGCGGTGTCCGCCATGCGGTTCGAGAAGCCCCATTCGTTGTCGTACCAGCTCAGGATACGGACCATGCGGCCTTCCATGACCTTGGTCTGGTCCATGTGGAAGATCGACGAATGCGGGTCGTGGTTGAAGTCGCTCGAGACGTTGGGCTTGTCGGTATAGCCGAGGATGCCCTTCATCGGGCCGTCAGCGGCTGCCTTGATCGCGGCATTGACCTCTTCGACACTGGTGTCCTTGCCGGCCTCGAAGACCAGATCGACGACCGAGACATTCGGCGTCGGCACGCGGATCGCGACGCCGTCCAGCTTGCCATTGAGTTCCGGCAGCACCAGACCCACGGCCTTCGCAGCGCCGGTCGAGGTCGGGATCATCGACAGCGCGGCCGCACGGGCGCGGTAGAGATCCTTGTGCATCGTGTCCAACGTCGGCTGGTCGCCGGTGTAGCTGTGGATCGTGGTCATGAAGCCCTTCTCGATCCCGATCGCGTCGTTCAGCGCCTTGGCGACGGGCGAGAGGCAGTTCGTGGTGCACGATGCGTTCGAGACGACGAGGTCGTCCGCGGTCAGCGCACCGTCGTTCACACCGAAGACGATGGTCTTGTCGGCGCCGCTGGCGGGGGCCGAGACCAGAACGCGCTTCGAGCCGTTCTCGAGGTGGAAGGCCGCCTTGTCGCGCGCGGTGAAGATGCCGGTGCATTCCAGCGCGACATCGACATCGCCCCAGGGCAGTTCTTTCGGGTCACGGATCGCAGTGACCTTGATCTTGCCGCGGCCTGCATCGATCCAGTCTTCGCCGGTCGTGACCTCATGGGGGAATTTGCCGTGCACGGAGTCGAATTGCAGCAGATGCGCGTTCGTCTCGACCGGGCCGAGATCGTTGATGGCGATCACTTCGATGTCGGTGCGCCCCGACTCGATGATCCCGCGCAGCACGTTGCGGCCGATGCGACCGAACCCGTTGATGGCAACTTTAACCGTCATATCCGTCTCCTCTGGCTGGCTGCCCGGCAGGGAGTTGCACGGGCAGGTCTTCCGTTAACGCTAACAAGCGCGTTCAGCGCCAAAGGTCAACGGGGTGCAGCCCGATGCTAGCGCCAGAAAGCGACATATTGAACGAGATCGGCAGTTTTTTTCGCCAGAAACAGCAGGATGCGGCCGTCATCGGCAAGCACATCCGCCAAAATAAGCAAAATGAGGAGGGCCCCAAGCCAGAGCGCGATCCGATTGGTCATCTATCCCCTTCGCGCGCCCTTGTTTGGCGCGTCAGTGCACGAGTCGCCCCATCGCCCCGGCCACATCGGCCATGCGGCAGGAGAACCCCCATTCGTTATCGTACCAGGCCAGAACGCGGACAAGCTTGCCCACGACCTTGGTCTGGTCCGGCGCGAAGATAGAGGATTGCTGCGTGTGGTTGAAGTCGATCGAGACCTTCGGCTCGGGGTCGTAGCCCAGCACCATGCCCATATAGCCGGCGGCGGCCTCGCGGACGATTTCGTTCACCTCGTCGCGGGTGACGGTCTTGCGCGCCTCGAAGGTCAGATCGACCGCGGAAACATTGGGGGTCGGGACCCGCAGCGCGGTGCCGTCGAGGCGGCCCTGCAGCTCGGGCAGCACCTCGCCGAGGGCTTTTGCGGCGCCCGTCGAGGTCGGGATCATCGCCATCGCCGCGGCGCGGGCGCGGTAGAGATCCTTGTGGCGACGGTCGAGCGTGGGCTGATCGCCGGTATAGGAATGGATCGTCGTCATCACGCCCGATTCGATGCCGATCGTGTCATTGAGCACCTTGGCGAGCGGCGCGAGGCAGTTCGTCGTGCACGACCCGTTCGAGACGACGTGATGCGCGGGCGTCAGCTCGCGATGGTTCACGCCGTAGACCACGGTCTTGTCGGCATCGGTCGCAGGCGCGGAAACCAGAACCCGCTTCGCGCCGCGGCCCAGGTGGACGGCGGCCTTGTCGCGGGCGTTGAACTTGCCGGTGCATTCGAGAACGACATCGACGCCGTCCCAGTCGAGTTCTTCCGGGTCGTAGGTCGACATCACGTCGATCGGGCCGCGCCCGAGGTCGAGCGTGTTGCCCGCGACCTTCACCTGCCCGCCGAACCGGCCGTGGACGGAGTCGTATTTCAGGAGATGCGCATTGGTCTCGATCGGGCCGGTGGCGTTGATCTTGACGACCTGCACGTCATTGCGCGCGGCTTCCGCGATATGCGCGAGCGTGCAGCGCCCGATGCGGCCGAAGCCGTTGATCCCGATGGTGACGGTCATGATGATCTCTCCGAAGCGCGTGATTTCGGCGCTGGATACCATTGCATGCAATTCGGGAAAAGGTTTTGAAACAGTATGTTAGCGTAAACACGCGGTGTTTGCGATAACATTGCGGGGCAGGGTGCGGCTTTGGCGCGAAGAGTGGCGCCAAACGGGGCGCGGCGACAGAATCTTTCGCTCAATCGTCGTCCTCCGCGACGAGGAAGATCTCTCCCGCGGCTTCCATCTCCCGGATTGCGGCGACAACCGCGCTCATCGCCTCTTCGGCGTCTTTCTCCTTTACCTTTCCCAGATTCGCCATCTCGTCGCGCAAGCTTTGCGCCATGCGCTGGGACATGTTGGCAAGAATGAACTCCGCCGCGGGCTGCAATGGGCCGGTCGCCCCGGCAAGCGCGACGGTCAGCTGCGTCTGATCGACCACGCGCAGCACTTTCGGGATATCGCGTGTATCGATGCGGGCGGGGATATTGGCGAAGGTGAAGATCGCCTTCTTCACCTCGTCGGCGAAGGTCTTGTCCTCTTCCTCCAGCCCCTTGAGCACCGCGTCGCGGGTGGCCGAGGCGGAGTAGTTCAGGATTGCGCCCACCCGTTCCACCGGCCCGGAATCGAAGGCTTTGGGCGGGGTGGCATCCAGTTGCGCCGCGAGCGCCTGCCCGATCCGCAGCACGGTTTCGGGCGCGACATTGCCGGTCAGCGAGACCGCATAGGCAATCCGCCGCGCTTTCTCTCCGGGCAGCAGCCCGAGCAGCTCGGCAGATTTCGCGACCGACAGCTTCGACAGCATCACCGCGCCCACTTCGACGCTTTCGCCTTCCAGCACGGGCAGAAGCACCTCTGCGGTGAGGCCCGCGATCCGCTGCCACGGATCGGCGCGCGAGGAGCCGGAGGCCAGCCTGCGCAGACGGTTCGAGGCCGAGGGCGAGAGCTGTCCGTCGAGCAGCGACAGCGCGCCTTCCAGCCCGCCAGGAAAGGCGATGCCGACAGCCTCCAGTTCTTCGCAGAACTCTTCCACCACGCTCGCGATGGTGGCGCGGTCGACCAGACGCAGCTGTGCCACAGCCTCGGTCAGTTCGGTCTGGTGATCGTCGCTCAACTCCGTCAGCGGCAGTTTCAGCCCTTCGGAGGCGAGCAGCCGCACGATGATCGCAGCTTTCTGGCGCCGCGAGAGCGGTCCCGGCCGGGCGGATTTGTCGCCAGCCGAGTCGGACCCGGCCATATGACCGAGCGCCATGGGCGCGATCGCATTCACCGCGAGAACCTCCGTGCTGGGCATCGGCCGCGCGGGCGGCCAATGCGGTTTCGCGGTCAGCTTTGCACGGAGGCCGTTAAGACGGGATTACCGTCTCAGCGGTCAGCTGGACTGCAGGACGCAGGCACTCGCGTCCTTGTCCCAGACCTGGCCCTGCGGGCAGGACATGGAAGCCTGGTGGCCGCTAAAGCACTCGGCCGACGCGGCCAGAGGAGCGAGGATCAGCACGGCGGCTGCAAGGATGGTTCGGGTCATCTGCAATCTCCCTTTGCTAGATGCCCTAGGGTAAGCCCGAATCGCACGCGCCGCCTATAGTCGGCTGACATAGGCGGCGCGGAACGGGCTTGTTTGTCGATTATTCGCCGAAAACGCGGGCGAAAATCGTGTCGACATGCTTGGTATGGTAGCCCATGTCGAACTTCTCGTTGATCCCGTCGACGCCGAGAGCGGCCACGACATCCTTGTCGGCGAGCAGCTGTTCGCGGAAATCGACGCGGTCTTCCCAGACCTTGAGCGCATTACGCTGCACCATCGCATAAGCGTCTTCGCGCGACACGCCGGCTTGCGTCAGCGCCAGCAGAACGCGCTGGCTCATCACCAGACCAGGGAACTTGTTCATGTTCGCGAGCATGTTCTCGGGGTAGATGATCATCTTGTCGACGACGCCTGCCAGACGGTTCAGCGCGAAATCGAGCGTCACGGTCGCGTCGGGGCCGATGCCGCGCTCGACCGAGCTGTGCGAGATGTCGCGCTCGTGCCAGAGTGCCACGTTCTCCATCGCCGGGATCACGGTCATCCGCACAAGGCGGGCGAGGCCGGTGAGGTTCTCGGTCAGGACCGGGTTCTTCTTATGCGGCATCGCCGACGAGCCTTTCTGGCCCATCGAGAAGAATTCCGCACCTTCGAGCACTTCGGTGCGCTGCATGTGGCGGATCTCGATCGCGACGTTTTCGATCGACGACGCGATGACGCCGAGGGTGGCGAAGAACATCGCATGGCGGTCGCGCGGAATGACCTGCGTCGAGATCGGCTCCGGCTTGAGGCCGAGCATCTTGCAGACATGCTCTTCGACGCGCGGGTCGATATTGGCGAAGGTGCCGACAGCGCCCGAGATCGCGCCGGTCGCGACTTCTTCCTTGGCGGCTTGCAGGCGGGCTTTGTTGCGGTCCATCTCGGCGTAGAAGCGCGCGAAGGTCAGGCCCATCGTGGTGGGCTCGGCATGGATGCCGTGCGAGCGGCCCACGCGAACCGTGTCCTTATGCTCGTAGGCGCGCTTCTTCAGCGCGGCCAGAACCTTGTCGAGATCGGTCAGCAGGATGTCGGCGGCGCGCACCAGCTGCACGTTGAGGCAGGTGTCGAGCACGTCCGACGAGGTCATGCCCTGATGGACGAAACGGGCCTCTTCCGAACCCACGTGCTCGGCGAGGTGCGTGAGGAAGGCGATCACGTCATGCTTGGTGACGGCTTCGATCTCGTCTATGCGGTCGACGTCGAACTCGACATCCTTGGCCTTCCAGACGGCCTCGGCATTCTCTTTCGGGATCACGCCCAGCTCGGCCTGAGCGTCGCAGGCATGCGCCTCGATCTCGTACCAGATTTTGAACTTGGTGGCGGGTTCCCAGATGTCGACCATCTCTTTGCGGGCATAACGCGGGATCATCGGCGGCCTCTTGATTGCGTGTGGTTGCGCGCTTGTTAGACTGCACCTGCCTTTGGGGCAAGGGAGAGCCAATGCCGCAGCTGTCGGATTTCGAGGGGAACTGGGTGCTGACGCGCCAAATCCTGCATAGCGACGGCAATAAGGCCCGTTTTGACGGTCATGCCTGTTTCGCGCCCGAAGGGGTCGGGCTGCATTATCGCGAGAGCGGCGAGCTGGTGATGCCGGGCGGTCAGAGCTTTCACGCCGAGCGCAGCTATTTCTGGCGGGCCGAGGGCGGGCAGATTGCCGTGGCCTTCGAGGATGGGCGGCCCTTTCACAGTTTCGATCCGCTGAGCCCGGCCGCGAGCCATTGGTGCGATCCCGACGATTACCGGGTGAGCTATGACTTCGACGCGTGGCCGAAGTGGCGGGCGATCTGGCGGGTGCAGGGACCGCGCAAGGATTACGAGATGATCTCGGACTATGTGCGCAGCGCGGGGCAGCCCTGACGCGGACGCTCTTGTCGCGGGCGGGGACGCGCGGCAATCTGCGGGAATGAGAGACCTTGTCGCTACACCGATCCTGCAAAACCGCCTGAGCTTCGCGCCCTGGGCCGATCCGCGCACGCGGCGGCTGCCGGGGGTGATCCCGGTGACATATGAGGATTGGCTCGAGGTCGATGATGCCTATGCCGCGCAGATGGGCCTGCGCGACCGGCTGATCGGGGAGGCGCGCGATCTGGTGCTGGGCTTGTCGGATCACGGACGGCCTGCGGCGGAAGAGCTCTACGATCTGATCCTGCCGATGCTTCCGGCGCTGGGGTTCGGCTGTAGTGCGGAGACGGTCACGCGGCCCGATGGGGCGGTGGTTGCGCTGGATCGCACGGACCCGCTCGCCACGCTCGGGCGGCTGCTGCAATGCGATCTGTGCCTGATGGAGGCCGATCCCGACGCCTTCGGCCATGCCGAGCACGTGCTGACCGGCGGCGTGCTGTGTTTTCCCTCGGGCTGGACGCTGCGCGAGAAAT
Proteins encoded in this region:
- a CDS encoding CoA-acylating methylmalonate-semialdehyde dehydrogenase produces the protein MEEIGHWINGKRVAGTSGRFGEVFNPATGEQIAKVALATPAELDAAIADAAKAQLEWQKVNPQRRARVMMKFGQLIERDMDKLAEALSKEHGKTIPDAKGDVQRGLEVIEVCMGAPAMLKGEYTGDAGPGIDLYSMRQPLGVVAGITPFNFPAMIPLWKMGPALSAGNAMILKPSERVPTTAIMLAELAQEAGLPDGVLQVVNGDKEAVDTILDHETIQGVGFVGSTPIAQYIYGRAATNGKRAQCFGGAKNHMIIMPDADMDKAADALIGAGYGAAGERCMAISVAVPVGDGTADALVERLVPKIEKLKVGPYTGGDDVDYGPVITKQAQERIKSLINSGVDQGANLVVDGRDFSLQGYEDGFFVGPSLFDNVTPDMDIYKEEIFGPVLSMVRTKSYDEALDLVIDSPYGNGTAIYTADGDVARDFAANVNVGMVGINFPIPVPLSYYTFGGWKKSAFGDLNQYGPDAFRFYTKTKTVTARWFSGIKDEGAALNFKALD
- a CDS encoding LysR family transcriptional regulator; its protein translation is MDWDDLRIFLAVARAESLSGAGRRLKLDAATVGRRIARLEEGVGAKLFVKSPQGYALSESGDRLLPHAEAAEQVFAGADEELSGIAGQLTGQLRIGAPDGCANYLLPQVCAKIAEDNPGLEIQVVALPRVFNLSKREADMAIAVSRPTAGRLTVQKLSDYHLSLAAHRDYLAKAPPITCKEDLRHHRMIGYIPDMIFDKELDYFAETEAEVMGLASNSAAVQTRMIEAGAGVGIVHDFAIPFAPGVQRVLGDEIRLNRAFWLIRHADDRRSERLTRFAEALGQGLRDEVARLEHAAVEI
- a CDS encoding CBS domain-containing protein: MQVMQILKNKGEMEVFTVAPDMKLSEVIATLSSKRIGAVIVSQDGETVDGIVSERDVVREIARRGADCLVMTAGDVMTRDVKHCAPMDSTEEVMSLMTEGRFRHMPVRENGKMVGVISIGDVVKARLNELHMEKESLQGMIMGN
- the coaD gene encoding pantetheine-phosphate adenylyltransferase, producing the protein MRIGLYPGTFDPVTLGHLDIIERAMALVDRLVIGVAINRDKGPLFSLEERVAMLQDECAKITDRRGGEIVVHPFENLLIDCAKDVGASVIVRGLRAVADFEYEFQMVGMNRALDASVETVFLMADARRQAIASKLVKEIARLDGDVSKFVTPAVRDALVKAYANR
- a CDS encoding YfdX family protein, whose translation is MERSKKFLALALSSALIAGPASFEMANAATTNASSNSSGTAMQSARSQGNDAVSQTTASSTDKDLLTTVNDAYTAMREVRAARLAIFDGNTNMATKMTKDATAKMQSAEKAESKWGVPSKAGKKGVTYLPFDSSIALGESFTVTPDNQKAVGKANQQMAQGNAKAAAKTLKDNDIDVSISAAMVPAKASLAHLQDASKLIKSGNYYEANLALKGVEDSVVIDQWGLDNLPQQAGNATKSSANASGSTQMQQSSTSGKSASNG
- the gap gene encoding type I glyceraldehyde-3-phosphate dehydrogenase, which gives rise to MTVKVAINGFGRIGRNVLRGIIESGRTDIEVIAINDLGPVETNAHLLQFDSVHGKFPHEVTTGEDWIDAGRGKIKVTAIRDPKELPWGDVDVALECTGIFTARDKAAFHLENGSKRVLVSAPASGADKTIVFGVNDGALTADDLVVSNASCTTNCLSPVAKALNDAIGIEKGFMTTIHSYTGDQPTLDTMHKDLYRARAAALSMIPTSTGAAKAVGLVLPELNGKLDGVAIRVPTPNVSVVDLVFEAGKDTSVEEVNAAIKAAADGPMKGILGYTDKPNVSSDFNHDPHSSIFHMDQTKVMEGRMVRILSWYDNEWGFSNRMADTAVAMGKLI
- the gap gene encoding type I glyceraldehyde-3-phosphate dehydrogenase, which codes for MTVTIGINGFGRIGRCTLAHIAEAARNDVQVVKINATGPIETNAHLLKYDSVHGRFGGQVKVAGNTLDLGRGPIDVMSTYDPEELDWDGVDVVLECTGKFNARDKAAVHLGRGAKRVLVSAPATDADKTVVYGVNHRELTPAHHVVSNGSCTTNCLAPLAKVLNDTIGIESGVMTTIHSYTGDQPTLDRRHKDLYRARAAAMAMIPTSTGAAKALGEVLPELQGRLDGTALRVPTPNVSAVDLTFEARKTVTRDEVNEIVREAAAGYMGMVLGYDPEPKVSIDFNHTQQSSIFAPDQTKVVGKLVRVLAWYDNEWGFSCRMADVAGAMGRLVH
- a CDS encoding flagellar motor switch protein FliG is translated as MAGSDSAGDKSARPGPLSRRQKAAIIVRLLASEGLKLPLTELSDDHQTELTEAVAQLRLVDRATIASVVEEFCEELEAVGIAFPGGLEGALSLLDGQLSPSASNRLRRLASGSSRADPWQRIAGLTAEVLLPVLEGESVEVGAVMLSKLSVAKSAELLGLLPGEKARRIAYAVSLTGNVAPETVLRIGQALAAQLDATPPKAFDSGPVERVGAILNYSASATRDAVLKGLEEEDKTFADEVKKAIFTFANIPARIDTRDIPKVLRVVDQTQLTVALAGATGPLQPAAEFILANMSQRMAQSLRDEMANLGKVKEKDAEEAMSAVVAAIREMEAAGEIFLVAEDDD
- a CDS encoding chitin-binding domain-containing protein; protein product: MTRTILAAAVLILAPLAASAECFSGHQASMSCPQGQVWDKDASACVLQSS
- the purB gene encoding adenylosuccinate lyase, which encodes MIPRYARKEMVDIWEPATKFKIWYEIEAHACDAQAELGVIPKENAEAVWKAKDVEFDVDRIDEIEAVTKHDVIAFLTHLAEHVGSEEARFVHQGMTSSDVLDTCLNVQLVRAADILLTDLDKVLAALKKRAYEHKDTVRVGRSHGIHAEPTTMGLTFARFYAEMDRNKARLQAAKEEVATGAISGAVGTFANIDPRVEEHVCKMLGLKPEPISTQVIPRDRHAMFFATLGVIASSIENVAIEIRHMQRTEVLEGAEFFSMGQKGSSAMPHKKNPVLTENLTGLARLVRMTVIPAMENVALWHERDISHSSVERGIGPDATVTLDFALNRLAGVVDKMIIYPENMLANMNKFPGLVMSQRVLLALTQAGVSREDAYAMVQRNALKVWEDRVDFREQLLADKDVVAALGVDGINEKFDMGYHTKHVDTIFARVFGE
- a CDS encoding DUF6314 family protein, yielding MPQLSDFEGNWVLTRQILHSDGNKARFDGHACFAPEGVGLHYRESGELVMPGGQSFHAERSYFWRAEGGQIAVAFEDGRPFHSFDPLSPAASHWCDPDDYRVSYDFDAWPKWRAIWRVQGPRKDYEMISDYVRSAGQP
- a CDS encoding heme-dependent oxidative N-demethylase subunit alpha family protein; this translates as MRDLVATPILQNRLSFAPWADPRTRRLPGVIPVTYEDWLEVDDAYAAQMGLRDRLIGEARDLVLGLSDHGRPAAEELYDLILPMLPALGFGCSAETVTRPDGAVVALDRTDPLATLGRLLQCDLCLMEADPDAFGHAEHVLTGGVLCFPSGWTLREKFMRPMMRIHEPIEIYTDDLGKRARQTGAAIAGWRA